Proteins encoded within one genomic window of Gadus macrocephalus chromosome 16, ASM3116895v1:
- the LOC132474652 gene encoding pre-mRNA 3' end processing protein WDR33 isoform X3 produces MHWDKALPAPGPPRPYQGVRVRDPVRELLRRKRGLEQQDGPGTAPPAVDASPHHNPSPYTPVSCSGFGVQSGAVDRGRGPGGDWAVQHQGAQPFQPPQFLQPAPAWCPVDCGQQHLPSAPGPPSYPGSRGLAGEVYMKTLGPSYALVGPPHTLLTYTHAPLLTGLGMESPDAGLTYFPWGAPPLASISTLPPPAVQLAARSVSWPCSALVHRPLSGPGPGPVPGAFVSATLPKAELFQEPERSAFPQPVREDPSPHRHHPDLEASMERAPGPLDHLVEHAPGPLDHLVEQGPGPLEHLVEHAPGPLDHLVEQGPGPLEHLVEQGPGPLEHLMEQGPGPLEHLMEQGPGPLDHLMEHAPGPLDHLVEQGPGPLDHLVQQGPGPLDHLMEASMEQGPGPLDHLVEQAPGPLDHLVEAEVKQGPGPLDHLVEQAPGPLDNLVEAEVEQAPGPLDNLVEAEVEQAPGPLDHLVEQGPGPLDHLVEAEVEQGPGPLDHLVEREMEPMNPLERLLEEPDEGGSGRGGPERFRSSLFSVHI; encoded by the exons ATGCACTGGGACAAAG CACTGCCGGCCCCCGGGCCCCCGCGGCCGTACCAGGGTGTGCGGGTGAGAGACCCCGTCAGAGAGCTGCTGAGGAGGAAGCGAGGCCTGGAGCAGCAGGACGGCCCCGGgacagcaccccctgctgtg GATGCGTCTCCACACCATAACCCCTCCCCCTACACACCAGTCA GTTGCTCTGGGTTCGGGGTCCAGAGTGGCGCCGTGGACAGAGGACGGGGTCCCGGCGGGGACTGGGCCGTCCAGCACCAGGGAGCCCAGCCCTTCCAGCCCCCCCAGTTCCTCCAGCCCGCCCCGGCCTGGTGCCCAGTGGACTGCGGCCAGCAGCACCTCCCCTCCGCCCCGGGCCCTCCGTCGTACCCGGGGTCACGAGGTCTGGCGGGGGAGGTGTACATGAAGACCCTGGGCCCCAGCTACGCCCTGGTGGGACCTCCCCACACCCTGCTGACCTACACGCACGCCCCCCTCCTCACAGGCCTGGGG ATGGAGAGTCCGGACGCTGGGCTCACCTACTTCCCCTGGGGGGCCCCACCCCTTGCCTCCATttccaccctgcccccccccgctgtTCAGCTGGCGGCCCGCTCTGTATCCTGGCCCTGCTCCGCCCTGGTCCACAGGCCCCTgtccggccccggccccggccccgtgCCTGGGGCCTTTGTGAGTGCCACGCTGCCCAAAGCTGAGCTTTTCCAGGAGCCAGAGAGGTCGGCCTTTCCCCAGCCGGTCCGAGAGGACCCCAGCCCACACCGGCACCACCCAGACCTGGAGGCCTCGATGGAGCGGGCCCCCGGGCCCCTTGATCACCTGGTGGAGCATGCCCCCGGGCCCCTTGATCACCTGGTGGAgcagggccccgggccccttgaACACCTGGTGGAGCATGCCCCCGGGCCCCTTGATCACCTGGTGGAgcagggccccgggccccttgaACACCTGGTGGAgcagggccccgggccccttgaACACCTGATGGAgcagggccccgggccccttgaACACCTGATGGAGCAGGGCCCTGGGCCCCTTGATCACCTGATGGAGCATGCCCCCGGGCCCCTTGATCACCTGGTGGAGCAGGGCCCTGGGCCCCTTGATCACCTGGTGCAgcagggccccgggcccctggatcacctgatGGAGGCCTCGATGGAGCAAGGCCCCGGGCCCCTTGATCACCTGGTGGAGCAGGCTCCCGGGCCCCTTGATCACCTGGTGGAGGCAGAGGTGAAgcagggccccgggccccttgaTCACCTGGTGGAGCAGGCTCCCGGTCCCCTTGATAACCTGGTGGAGGCAGAGGTGGAGCAGGCTCCCGGGCCCCTTGATAACCTGGTGGAGGCAGAGGTGGAGCAGGCTCCCGGGCCCCTTGATCACCTg GTGGAgcagggccccgggccccttgaTCACCTGGTGGAGGCAGAGGTGGAgcagggccccgggccccttgaTCACCTGGTGGAGCGGGAGATGGAGCCCATGAACCCACTGGAGAGACTTCTGGAGGAGCCCGATGAAGGGGGGTCAGGAAGGGGGGGTCCGGAGAGGTTCAGGAGCTCTCTGTTCTCAGTCCATATTTGA
- the LOC132474652 gene encoding pre-mRNA 3' end processing protein WDR33 isoform X2, which produces MHWDKALPAPGPPRPYQGVRVRDPVRELLRRKRGLEQQDGPGTAPPAVDASPHHNPSPYTPVSCSGFGVQSGAVDRGRGPGGDWAVQHQGAQPFQPPQFLQPAPAWCPVDCGQQHLPSAPGPPSYPGSRGLAGEVYMKTLGPSYALVGPPHTLLTYTHAPLLTGLGMESPDAGLTYFPWGAPPLASISTLPPPAVQLAARSVSWPCSALVHRPLSGPGPGPVPGAFVSATLPKAELFQEPERSAFPQPVREDPSPHRHHPDLEASMERAPGPLDHLVEHAPGPLDHLVEQGPGPLEHLVEHAPGPLDHLVEQGPGPLEHLVEQGPGPLEHLMEQGPGPLEHLMEQGPGPLDHLMEHAPGPLDHLVEQGPGPLDHLVQQGPGPLDHLMEASMEQGPGPLDHLVKQGPGPLDHLVEQAPGPLDNLVEAEVEQAPGPLDNLVEAEVEQAPGPLDHLVEAEGEQGPGPLDHLVEAEVEQGPGPLDHLVEAEVEQGPGPLDHLVEREMEPMNPLERLLEEPDEGGSGRGGPERFRSSLFSVHI; this is translated from the exons ATGCACTGGGACAAAG CACTGCCGGCCCCCGGGCCCCCGCGGCCGTACCAGGGTGTGCGGGTGAGAGACCCCGTCAGAGAGCTGCTGAGGAGGAAGCGAGGCCTGGAGCAGCAGGACGGCCCCGGgacagcaccccctgctgtg GATGCGTCTCCACACCATAACCCCTCCCCCTACACACCAGTCA GTTGCTCTGGGTTCGGGGTCCAGAGTGGCGCCGTGGACAGAGGACGGGGTCCCGGCGGGGACTGGGCCGTCCAGCACCAGGGAGCCCAGCCCTTCCAGCCCCCCCAGTTCCTCCAGCCCGCCCCGGCCTGGTGCCCAGTGGACTGCGGCCAGCAGCACCTCCCCTCCGCCCCGGGCCCTCCGTCGTACCCGGGGTCACGAGGTCTGGCGGGGGAGGTGTACATGAAGACCCTGGGCCCCAGCTACGCCCTGGTGGGACCTCCCCACACCCTGCTGACCTACACGCACGCCCCCCTCCTCACAGGCCTGGGG ATGGAGAGTCCGGACGCTGGGCTCACCTACTTCCCCTGGGGGGCCCCACCCCTTGCCTCCATttccaccctgcccccccccgctgtTCAGCTGGCGGCCCGCTCTGTATCCTGGCCCTGCTCCGCCCTGGTCCACAGGCCCCTgtccggccccggccccggccccgtgCCTGGGGCCTTTGTGAGTGCCACGCTGCCCAAAGCTGAGCTTTTCCAGGAGCCAGAGAGGTCGGCCTTTCCCCAGCCGGTCCGAGAGGACCCCAGCCCACACCGGCACCACCCAGACCTGGAGGCCTCGATGGAGCGGGCCCCCGGGCCCCTTGATCACCTGGTGGAGCATGCCCCCGGGCCCCTTGATCACCTGGTGGAgcagggccccgggccccttgaACACCTGGTGGAGCATGCCCCCGGGCCCCTTGATCACCTGGTGGAgcagggccccgggccccttgaACACCTGGTGGAgcagggccccgggccccttgaACACCTGATGGAgcagggccccgggccccttgaACACCTGATGGAGCAGGGCCCTGGGCCCCTTGATCACCTGATGGAGCATGCCCCCGGGCCCCTTGATCACCTGGTGGAGCAGGGCCCTGGGCCCCTTGATCACCTGGTGCAgcagggccccgggcccctggatcacctgatGGAGGCCTCGATGGAGCAAGGCCCCGGGCCCCTTGATCACCTG GTGAAgcagggccccgggccccttgaTCACCTGGTGGAGCAGGCTCCCGGTCCCCTTGATAACCTGGTGGAGGCAGAGGTGGAGCAGGCTCCCGGGCCCCTTGATAACCTGGTGGAGGCAGAGGTGGAGCAGGCTCCCGGGCCCCTTGATCACCTggtggaggcagagggggagcagggccccgggccccttgaTCACCTGGTGGAGGCAGAGGTGGAgcagggccccgggccccttgaTCACCTGGTGGAGGCAGAGGTGGAgcagggccccgggccccttgaTCACCTGGTGGAGCGGGAGATGGAGCCCATGAACCCACTGGAGAGACTTCTGGAGGAGCCCGATGAAGGGGGGTCAGGAAGGGGGGGTCCGGAGAGGTTCAGGAGCTCTCTGTTCTCAGTCCATATTTGA
- the LOC132474652 gene encoding pre-mRNA 3' end processing protein WDR33 isoform X1, producing the protein MHWDKALPAPGPPRPYQGVRVRDPVRELLRRKRGLEQQDGPGTAPPAVDASPHHNPSPYTPVSCSGFGVQSGAVDRGRGPGGDWAVQHQGAQPFQPPQFLQPAPAWCPVDCGQQHLPSAPGPPSYPGSRGLAGEVYMKTLGPSYALVGPPHTLLTYTHAPLLTGLGMESPDAGLTYFPWGAPPLASISTLPPPAVQLAARSVSWPCSALVHRPLSGPGPGPVPGAFVSATLPKAELFQEPERSAFPQPVREDPSPHRHHPDLEASMERAPGPLDHLVEHAPGPLDHLVEQGPGPLEHLVEHAPGPLDHLVEQGPGPLEHLVEQGPGPLEHLMEQGPGPLEHLMEQGPGPLDHLMEHAPGPLDHLVEQGPGPLDHLVQQGPGPLDHLMEASMEQGPGPLDHLVEQAPGPLDHLVEAEVKQGPGPLDHLVEQAPGPLDNLVEAEVEQAPGPLDNLVEAEVEQAPGPLDHLVEAEGEQGPGPLDHLVEAEVEQGPGPLDHLVEAEVEQGPGPLDHLVEREMEPMNPLERLLEEPDEGGSGRGGPERFRSSLFSVHI; encoded by the exons ATGCACTGGGACAAAG CACTGCCGGCCCCCGGGCCCCCGCGGCCGTACCAGGGTGTGCGGGTGAGAGACCCCGTCAGAGAGCTGCTGAGGAGGAAGCGAGGCCTGGAGCAGCAGGACGGCCCCGGgacagcaccccctgctgtg GATGCGTCTCCACACCATAACCCCTCCCCCTACACACCAGTCA GTTGCTCTGGGTTCGGGGTCCAGAGTGGCGCCGTGGACAGAGGACGGGGTCCCGGCGGGGACTGGGCCGTCCAGCACCAGGGAGCCCAGCCCTTCCAGCCCCCCCAGTTCCTCCAGCCCGCCCCGGCCTGGTGCCCAGTGGACTGCGGCCAGCAGCACCTCCCCTCCGCCCCGGGCCCTCCGTCGTACCCGGGGTCACGAGGTCTGGCGGGGGAGGTGTACATGAAGACCCTGGGCCCCAGCTACGCCCTGGTGGGACCTCCCCACACCCTGCTGACCTACACGCACGCCCCCCTCCTCACAGGCCTGGGG ATGGAGAGTCCGGACGCTGGGCTCACCTACTTCCCCTGGGGGGCCCCACCCCTTGCCTCCATttccaccctgcccccccccgctgtTCAGCTGGCGGCCCGCTCTGTATCCTGGCCCTGCTCCGCCCTGGTCCACAGGCCCCTgtccggccccggccccggccccgtgCCTGGGGCCTTTGTGAGTGCCACGCTGCCCAAAGCTGAGCTTTTCCAGGAGCCAGAGAGGTCGGCCTTTCCCCAGCCGGTCCGAGAGGACCCCAGCCCACACCGGCACCACCCAGACCTGGAGGCCTCGATGGAGCGGGCCCCCGGGCCCCTTGATCACCTGGTGGAGCATGCCCCCGGGCCCCTTGATCACCTGGTGGAgcagggccccgggccccttgaACACCTGGTGGAGCATGCCCCCGGGCCCCTTGATCACCTGGTGGAgcagggccccgggccccttgaACACCTGGTGGAgcagggccccgggccccttgaACACCTGATGGAgcagggccccgggccccttgaACACCTGATGGAGCAGGGCCCTGGGCCCCTTGATCACCTGATGGAGCATGCCCCCGGGCCCCTTGATCACCTGGTGGAGCAGGGCCCTGGGCCCCTTGATCACCTGGTGCAgcagggccccgggcccctggatcacctgatGGAGGCCTCGATGGAGCAAGGCCCCGGGCCCCTTGATCACCTGGTGGAGCAGGCTCCCGGGCCCCTTGATCACCTGGTGGAGGCAGAGGTGAAgcagggccccgggccccttgaTCACCTGGTGGAGCAGGCTCCCGGTCCCCTTGATAACCTGGTGGAGGCAGAGGTGGAGCAGGCTCCCGGGCCCCTTGATAACCTGGTGGAGGCAGAGGTGGAGCAGGCTCCCGGGCCCCTTGATCACCTggtggaggcagagggggagcagggccccgggccccttgaTCACCTGGTGGAGGCAGAGGTGGAgcagggccccgggccccttgaTCACCTGGTGGAGGCAGAGGTGGAgcagggccccgggccccttgaTCACCTGGTGGAGCGGGAGATGGAGCCCATGAACCCACTGGAGAGACTTCTGGAGGAGCCCGATGAAGGGGGGTCAGGAAGGGGGGGTCCGGAGAGGTTCAGGAGCTCTCTGTTCTCAGTCCATATTTGA